A genomic stretch from Capricornis sumatraensis isolate serow.1 chromosome 4, serow.2, whole genome shotgun sequence includes:
- the DNAJC22 gene encoding dnaJ homolog subfamily C member 22 yields the protein MAKGLLMTYALWAVGGPAGLHHLYLGRDSHALLWMLTLGGGGLGWLWEFWLLPTFVAQANRAQEQRQGSGRGTPPLSLIRFVAQMIVGMYFGLVALISLSFMASFYIVGLPLAVGLGVLLVAAIGNQTSDLKNTLGAAFLTSPIFYGRPIAILPISLAASLTAQKHRRYKPSAGSETLSVRLYRLGLAYLAFTGPLVFSALCNTAVTLSYVADTLGSFLSWFSFFPLLGRLLESVLLLPFRAWKLLVGDHGISSSYFQEWEKLYEFVHSFRDEKRQLALQVFGLSEGATNEEIHGRFRELVKTWHPDHNRHQMEEAQRHFLEIQAAYEVLRQPRKPRGSWR from the exons ATGGCCAAGGGCCTCCTGATGACTTACGCCCTCTGGGCTGTAGGGGGCCCTGCTGGTCTCCACCACCTATACCTGGGACGGGACAGCCATGCACTGCTCTGGATGCTTACCTTGGGGGGTGGTGGTCTAGGCTGGCTCTGGGAATTCTGGTTGCTCCCAACCTTTGTTGCTCAGGCCAACAGAGCCCAGGAGCAGAGGCAGGGCTCAGGAAGGGGGACACCCCCTCTAAGTCTCATTCGCTTTGTTGCCCAGATGATAGTGGGCATGTATTTTGGCCTTGTGGCTCTCATTAGCCTTTCCTTCATGGCCAGCTTCTATATTGTGGGCCTGCCACTGGCAGTTGGCTTAGGGGTCTTGCTGGTGGCTGCCATTGGCAACCAGACATCAGACCTAAAGAACACTCTAGGGGCAGCATTTCTTACTTCACCTATCTTCTATGGCCGCCCCATAGCCATCCTGCCCATCAGCTTGGCTGCCAGCCTCACAGCCCAGAAGCATCGCCGCTACAAACCTTCAGCTGGGTCAGAGACGCTCAGCGTGCGGCTCTACCGCCTGGGCTTGGCTTACCTTGCTTTCACAGGCCCGTTAGTGTTCAGTGCCCTCTGCAACACAGCTGTCACCCTCAGCTATGTGGCAGATACCCTTGGCTCCTTCCTGAGTTGGTTCAGCTTCTTCCCCCTCCTTGGGCGCCTTTTGGAGTCTGTCCTCCTTCTGCCTTTCCGAGCCTGGAAGCTGCTGGtcggagatcatggcatcagcAGCAGCTACTTCCAAGAGTGGGAGAAGCTCTATGAGTTTGTTCACAGTTTTCGGGATGAGAAGCGTCAGCTGGCTCTCCAG GTTTTTGGTCTCTCAGAGGGGgcaacaaatgaagaaatacatGGCAGATTCCGGGAGCTAGTGAAGACCTGGCACCCTGACCACAATCGGCACCAGATGGAGGAAGCTCAGAGGCACTTTCTGGAGATCCAGGCTGCATATGAAGTCCTGAGGCAGCCCAGGAAGCCCAGGGGATCCTGGAGGTGA